In Candidatus Cohnella colombiensis, one DNA window encodes the following:
- a CDS encoding response regulator transcription factor, with translation MIDILLVDDHPSVMEGTKVLLEQEGDMKVFFAQTPANALELAVNQHFDVILVDLHMPEMNGIDLAKKALSKSPNITILIYTGFEFNKHFNLMIEAGISGFVLKTANKEQLVTAIRCAMRGEAILPVTLMKQLRRVNIALQNEIEALAITDKEQQILNQIAIGKSNKEIAEDLIMSQRSLEYSLTTLFQKLNVKSRFEAAMKAKQMNLITDLDLPPISK, from the coding sequence ATGATTGACATTCTATTAGTTGACGATCATCCCTCGGTAATGGAAGGTACGAAGGTTTTGCTGGAACAGGAAGGAGATATGAAGGTTTTTTTTGCACAAACCCCTGCGAACGCTTTAGAATTGGCGGTGAATCAACATTTCGATGTGATTCTCGTTGATCTCCATATGCCAGAAATGAACGGGATTGATCTTGCGAAAAAAGCATTGAGCAAAAGTCCCAATATAACGATATTGATCTATACCGGTTTTGAATTTAATAAACATTTTAACTTAATGATCGAAGCAGGAATCTCTGGTTTCGTATTAAAAACGGCAAATAAGGAACAACTGGTCACAGCTATTCGTTGCGCAATGCGAGGAGAAGCCATTTTGCCGGTTACCTTGATGAAGCAGCTAAGAAGGGTAAACATCGCATTGCAGAATGAGATAGAGGCGCTCGCCATTACGGATAAAGAACAACAGATTTTGAACCAAATAGCGATAGGAAAGAGCAACAAAGAGATTGCTGAAGACTTGATCATGAGCCAGCGCTCATTGGAGTATAGCTTAACCACACTTTTTCAAAAATTAAACGTTAAATCAAGGTTTGAAGCGGCAATGAAGGCCAAACAAATGAACCTTATAACGGACTTGGATCTTCCTCCAATCTCAAAGTAA
- a CDS encoding chemotaxis protein CheX, giving the protein MEETTERITGLLSNFIESFRQVIPIPAFAQSPNVLLDSVVQSDIGVLIGFTGDIHGRIVMQGDSSTFGKLGLSMYGMQLEDEVLHSFIGELANMIAGNASTLISKAGKTIDITPPTVMVGALHLYGFDRGLSVSLRIDQVGEINIILLLQKQGV; this is encoded by the coding sequence GTGGAGGAAACTACTGAAAGAATTACCGGATTGTTATCAAACTTCATTGAATCCTTTCGCCAGGTCATTCCGATTCCCGCTTTTGCTCAATCTCCGAATGTGTTACTAGATTCGGTGGTTCAAAGTGATATCGGAGTGCTTATAGGCTTCACTGGCGATATTCATGGCAGAATCGTCATGCAGGGTGATTCATCAACCTTTGGCAAGCTAGGTCTATCGATGTACGGAATGCAGCTTGAAGATGAGGTCCTACATAGCTTTATTGGGGAGCTCGCGAACATGATAGCTGGAAACGCGTCAACCCTTATATCTAAGGCGGGGAAAACAATTGATATTACACCCCCTACAGTGATGGTAGGTGCACTTCATTTGTATGGATTTGATAGGGGACTCTCGGTATCCTTAAGGATTGATCAAGTTGGAGAAATCAATATCATCTTACTTTTACAGAAGCAAGGAGTGTAA
- a CDS encoding response regulator gives MGKVLVVDDAAFMRMMLKSIVQKGGHEVIGEAENGSVGVEMYASLKPDLVTMDITMPIMDGIQAATLIKESDPNAKIIMCSAMGQQGLIVQAIQAGAADFIVKPFQEERVLDSIKKVLAKG, from the coding sequence ATGGGAAAAGTTTTAGTCGTTGATGATGCCGCGTTTATGCGTATGATGCTCAAAAGCATTGTTCAAAAGGGTGGTCACGAGGTCATAGGTGAAGCAGAAAATGGATCTGTGGGAGTAGAAATGTACGCGAGTCTCAAACCTGATTTGGTCACGATGGATATCACGATGCCCATTATGGATGGAATCCAAGCAGCCACATTAATTAAGGAGTCAGATCCGAATGCCAAAATTATTATGTGCTCCGCTATGGGACAGCAAGGCTTGATCGTACAAGCTATTCAAGCCGGTGCTGCAGATTTTATTGTAAAGCCTTTCCAAGAGGAACGCGTGCTGGACTCCATAAAAAAAGTATTAGCTAAAGGATAA
- a CDS encoding methyl-accepting chemotaxis protein has translation MLRMTIKNRLIIAFLAILILPSSVIGWFSYQSAYDAVVYQMNKSANQGLQVVNNELNQLLASSLLDVGYMAKAVKGTMVDGSTNSATMQILDPLMAVKEQYGNVQFGTMSGQFISSPYKDMGEGFDSRTRSWYINAMEKKGQAVVNDPIVSADGTGNVTVITSKATEDGSGVVAVALSLTKLAEQTNRITIGEEGYVTILDKEHKYITHPTSAVGTENTESFITKFYEKDSGFFRYEFNGMSKTAVFITNELTGWKIIGAIELSEISDATRNILYTTVMVIVISILIGALLLIWILRSITSPLTRLIGATEKIANGDLTEEIEIRSKDELGQLSSSVNHMVHKLRDLIEDVINSSHNVASSSEQISATTEEIASGSSMQAEAAMNMQERFNELSLAINAVAENAEGAAELASKTTSIAQEGGTIVQNSVDSMTQVSSQMTLLEQDSGKIGEIIEVINDIADQTNLLALNAAIEAARAGEQGRGFAVVADEVRKLAERSSEATKQITIIIKEMQGNTHRSVIAVSNGVNQTQETGKAFERIIAMINDTEQKVSEIAAASEEQAAQTDEVRKSIESISAASQEAAAAAEETAATSQSLAHLAEGLNDSVSIFKIK, from the coding sequence ATGTTGCGAATGACCATAAAAAACCGTTTAATAATCGCTTTCCTAGCCATTCTTATTTTACCAAGTAGTGTAATTGGATGGTTCTCTTATCAGAGCGCATATGACGCGGTCGTCTATCAAATGAATAAAAGTGCTAATCAAGGCCTTCAGGTCGTAAACAATGAACTTAATCAATTACTTGCCTCAAGTTTACTGGATGTGGGCTACATGGCCAAAGCCGTGAAAGGAACGATGGTTGATGGCTCGACGAATTCAGCGACTATGCAAATTCTAGATCCTTTAATGGCAGTTAAAGAACAATATGGGAATGTACAATTCGGAACAATGTCAGGGCAGTTTATTTCATCGCCTTATAAAGATATGGGAGAAGGCTTTGATTCTCGGACGCGTTCATGGTATATCAATGCAATGGAGAAAAAGGGGCAAGCAGTGGTCAATGATCCGATCGTTTCCGCTGATGGAACAGGCAATGTTACCGTAATCACCTCCAAAGCAACTGAAGATGGGTCTGGAGTCGTTGCCGTAGCTTTGAGCTTAACGAAGTTGGCTGAGCAAACTAATAGAATTACAATCGGAGAAGAAGGCTATGTAACGATTTTGGACAAGGAACATAAATACATTACTCACCCGACGAGTGCTGTAGGGACGGAAAATACAGAGTCATTTATTACGAAGTTTTACGAGAAAGACTCAGGGTTTTTTAGGTATGAGTTTAATGGGATGTCCAAAACTGCAGTGTTTATAACCAATGAGCTTACCGGATGGAAAATTATTGGTGCTATCGAGTTATCGGAAATCTCTGACGCAACCCGAAATATTCTGTACACAACGGTAATGGTTATAGTCATATCTATTTTGATAGGGGCTCTTCTCCTCATATGGATTCTTCGTTCCATCACTTCACCTCTTACAAGATTAATAGGTGCAACGGAAAAGATCGCGAACGGGGACTTGACGGAGGAAATTGAAATTCGTTCGAAGGATGAGCTGGGGCAGCTGTCATCCTCTGTGAATCATATGGTTCATAAGTTAAGAGATTTAATCGAAGATGTCATTAATTCTTCTCATAATGTTGCTTCCTCCTCGGAACAAATATCAGCAACTACCGAGGAAATCGCCAGCGGAAGCTCGATGCAAGCCGAGGCGGCGATGAACATGCAAGAGCGGTTCAACGAGCTTTCGTTAGCCATTAATGCCGTTGCCGAGAATGCCGAGGGCGCAGCTGAATTGGCTTCTAAAACAACATCCATTGCACAAGAGGGCGGAACCATCGTTCAGAACTCCGTCGATAGCATGACCCAAGTCAGTTCGCAAATGACATTGCTGGAACAAGACTCCGGAAAAATAGGCGAGATTATCGAAGTCATTAACGATATCGCGGATCAAACCAATTTATTAGCACTTAATGCAGCTATTGAGGCCGCGCGTGCAGGGGAACAAGGCCGAGGTTTCGCTGTCGTTGCGGATGAAGTACGCAAGCTTGCGGAACGTAGTAGCGAGGCTACCAAACAAATTACGATCATCATTAAAGAAATGCAAGGAAATACGCATCGTAGTGTAATCGCCGTTTCCAATGGAGTAAACCAAACACAAGAAACAGGCAAAGCCTTTGAACGAATTATCGCTATGATTAACGATACGGAACAGAAGGTTAGTGAAATTGCAGCCGCAAGCGAAGAACAAGCTGCTCAAACGGATGAAGTAAGAAAGTCAATTGAAAGCATTTCGGCGGCCAGCCAGGAGGCAGCTGCAGCAGCAGAAGAAACTGCGGCAACCTCGCAGTCCTTGGCACATCTTGCAGAGGGTTTGAACGATTCTGTTTCCATATTTAAGATAAAATAA
- a CDS encoding chemotaxis protein CheW, giving the protein MQVTAQEQYVEFGIEDEQYAIRIQDIYEIIKIQDITQIPNVKPYVRGVINLRGKIIPVISLRNLFAIEETDYLKTTRIVVVHHYEDTVGIIVDHVNKVTTFTDIQPPPEQVGGIAGNFFVGIGITGNGLVGILKLDEVLLHD; this is encoded by the coding sequence GTGCAAGTAACGGCACAAGAGCAATATGTAGAGTTCGGCATTGAGGACGAGCAATATGCGATCCGAATTCAAGATATATATGAGATTATTAAAATTCAAGACATTACCCAAATCCCTAACGTTAAGCCTTATGTAAGAGGGGTTATCAACCTTAGAGGAAAGATCATACCAGTGATCAGCCTGCGAAATTTGTTCGCAATCGAAGAGACAGATTATTTGAAGACGACACGGATTGTGGTTGTACATCACTATGAAGACACAGTGGGAATCATCGTCGACCATGTCAATAAAGTCACAACCTTCACGGATATTCAACCTCCTCCGGAGCAGGTGGGTGGTATCGCTGGTAACTTTTTCGTGGGAATCGGTATAACCGGCAATGGTTTGGTCGGCATTCTAAAGCTGGATGAGGTCTTACTTCATGACTAG
- a CDS encoding chemotaxis protein CheA → MTSTGDSMLTEYREVFLEELEEQLQVMDDEILKLEQAGSDEVVQSLFRAAHTLKGSSAVMGYEDMKQLTHHMEHLLDQVRSKKREVTSSLTDLLFKSLDCLKLLKSDIVQNVETTTDISNFVRELQLFAESPTESPEELPHHTEPTFPSFPELNLSMRLAVQEAQENGTNVFWIHVRISLDCLIKGARAYVIHSKLSEWGEVLLSSPELDSMDEQLSDSFTIVTFLYAGSHQSEDIHALVANLSDVAEVQVERVDIQKTEFRNAQDVQAVPIASEKSKQAGKAKSSPSIRVSVERLDHLMNLVGELVIDQTRIHQIERTQKRRLVDESVGELADIADHLSRIIGDLQESVMKARMLQIEQLFNRFPRMIRDLSRDLGKELELIMEGKDTELDRTLIEEIADPMIHLIRNALDHGLETPEKRKLAGKSPQGKLLIRATHEDNQVVICIEDDGAGIDPAKMKASALNKGVITQEEAELLSDKEAIELIFRPGFSTAQTVSDVSGRGVGMDIVRSHIEKINGLIDIQTKLGRGTRFQIKLPLTLAIIVGLLVKLQNQTFIIPMSNIAEIVRVTEDEIKNVQGRPVILIRHQVIPVVWLHDHLGINRGARREIGSKKTLPLVIVGSAEKRLALIVDDLIGNQEIVIKSLGSYLGKVDGIAGATILGNGGVALILEISALFD, encoded by the coding sequence ATGACTAGTACTGGAGATAGCATGTTAACCGAATATAGAGAGGTTTTTCTTGAGGAGTTGGAGGAGCAGCTTCAGGTGATGGACGATGAAATCCTAAAGCTGGAGCAAGCAGGCTCCGATGAGGTTGTGCAAAGCCTATTTCGTGCGGCTCATACCTTGAAAGGTTCCTCTGCGGTTATGGGTTATGAAGATATGAAGCAATTAACCCACCATATGGAGCATCTTCTAGACCAGGTGAGAAGCAAGAAAAGGGAGGTAACTTCTTCGCTTACGGACCTACTCTTCAAATCTCTCGACTGTTTGAAGCTGTTGAAAAGTGATATTGTCCAAAACGTTGAAACCACAACGGATATTTCAAATTTCGTCCGCGAGCTACAATTGTTCGCGGAGTCTCCCACGGAGTCTCCCGAGGAGCTTCCGCATCATACAGAGCCAACGTTCCCTTCTTTTCCGGAGCTTAACTTGTCCATGCGTCTAGCTGTACAGGAAGCACAAGAAAATGGAACCAACGTATTCTGGATTCATGTCCGGATTTCTTTGGATTGTCTAATCAAGGGGGCTAGGGCCTATGTGATCCATTCCAAATTATCGGAATGGGGAGAGGTACTACTTTCGTCCCCGGAATTGGATAGCATGGATGAACAATTAAGCGACTCGTTCACGATTGTTACTTTTTTATATGCAGGGTCTCATCAATCGGAGGACATTCACGCACTTGTTGCCAATTTATCTGACGTGGCGGAGGTTCAGGTTGAAAGGGTAGACATTCAGAAAACGGAGTTCAGGAATGCCCAAGACGTACAAGCCGTTCCTATAGCTTCTGAAAAGTCCAAGCAGGCGGGGAAAGCTAAATCCTCGCCATCCATCCGGGTGAGTGTGGAACGTCTGGATCATCTCATGAACCTTGTAGGTGAACTGGTCATTGACCAGACCCGAATCCATCAGATAGAACGAACACAGAAACGACGTTTGGTGGATGAGTCAGTTGGTGAGCTTGCGGATATTGCTGACCATCTTTCTCGGATCATAGGCGACCTGCAGGAAAGCGTAATGAAAGCAAGAATGCTTCAAATTGAGCAGCTGTTTAACCGTTTCCCCCGTATGATTAGGGATCTGTCCCGTGACCTAGGTAAGGAACTCGAGCTGATTATGGAGGGGAAAGATACGGAATTGGATCGGACGTTAATCGAAGAAATTGCCGATCCAATGATCCACCTCATTCGAAATGCCCTCGATCATGGACTTGAAACTCCGGAGAAAAGGAAGCTCGCGGGCAAGAGTCCCCAAGGTAAGCTTCTAATTCGAGCGACCCATGAAGATAATCAGGTGGTCATCTGTATTGAGGATGACGGGGCAGGGATAGACCCGGCTAAAATGAAGGCCTCCGCATTGAACAAAGGGGTAATAACTCAGGAAGAGGCGGAATTACTCAGCGACAAGGAAGCGATAGAGCTGATCTTCCGCCCGGGCTTCTCAACAGCTCAGACCGTGAGCGATGTTTCCGGCCGCGGAGTAGGGATGGATATTGTCCGAAGCCATATTGAGAAGATCAATGGTCTCATAGATATCCAAACCAAGTTGGGGCGGGGAACTCGGTTTCAAATCAAACTTCCATTAACGCTCGCTATTATTGTGGGACTCTTGGTTAAGCTGCAAAATCAAACGTTTATTATTCCTATGAGTAATATCGCCGAGATTGTAAGGGTGACAGAAGATGAGATAAAGAATGTTCAGGGCCGACCGGTTATTTTGATTCGTCATCAAGTGATACCGGTCGTATGGCTGCATGACCATTTGGGCATCAACAGAGGGGCCAGAAGAGAGATCGGCAGCAAGAAAACTTTACCTCTAGTGATCGTGGGATCTGCGGAAAAACGTTTAGCTCTTATTGTCGATGACCTCATCGGTAATCAAGAGATCGTCATAAAATCCCTAGGCTCTTATTTAGGGAAAGTAGACGGGATAGCCGGAGCTACAATATTGGGAAATGGTGGTGTTGCCTTAATATTAGAAATATCCGCTCTGTTTGACTGA
- a CDS encoding endo-1,4-beta-xylanase yields the protein MSGKYKRMIMILFIAVVLVSLCWLAFNKGADTPADTAIYNGDILNTTKDGSNNEPNPGPETSGAPSSQFKTITFEDDTAGGFSGRAGTETLTITGDGNHTEAGSKALKVEGRLDTWHGPSLRVETYVDKGYEYKVTAWVKLISPESSQLQLSTQVGDGNSANYVTLASKTISTSDGWVQFEGSYRYNNVSSEYLTIYIESSSNATASYYIDDISFERTDSGSISIQKALTPIKDAYESNFLIGNAISAEDLEGVRLELLKLHHNVATTGNAMKPDALQPTKGNFTFTAADALVDKILDEGMMMHGHVLVWHQQSPSWMNKTAAGAPLSRDEALANMRDHIKTVIEHFEDKVISWDVVNEAMNDNPTNPTDWKASLRQSPWYEAIGDDYLEQAYLAAREVVDGHPDWNIKLYYNDYNEDNQNKAQAIYNMVKDINDRYAVKHPGKLLIDGIGMQGHYNINTNPDNVKLSLEKFISLGVEVSITELDIQAGNNFVLSEKQANAQGYLYAQLFKIFKEHAANITRVTFWGMDDNTSWRASSNPLLFDKDLQAKPAYDAVINPEAFIADHEPESTEAKQVTAAFAHPTIDGIVDDVWSGTPEIPMNQYQMAWKGATGVAKALWDNENLYVLFQVSDAQLDKTSTNAWEQDSVEIFLDQNNAKTSFYQDDDGQYRINFDNETSFNPTSIANGVISATKVSGTNYTVEVMIPLKYITPMNNTKLGFDVQINDAKAGTRQSVVAWNDLTGTGYLDTSVFGVLTLIGKATD from the coding sequence ATGAGTGGCAAATACAAAAGAATGATCATGATCTTATTCATAGCGGTCGTGCTTGTTTCGTTATGCTGGCTAGCCTTTAATAAAGGAGCTGACACGCCAGCAGATACTGCCATCTACAATGGAGATATATTAAACACTACTAAGGATGGCTCTAACAATGAACCTAATCCTGGACCAGAGACATCTGGAGCACCCTCCTCACAATTCAAAACAATCACGTTCGAGGATGACACGGCAGGTGGCTTTTCAGGAAGAGCAGGTACTGAAACTCTAACGATTACCGGCGATGGCAATCATACCGAAGCAGGGTCAAAAGCTTTAAAAGTAGAGGGCCGATTAGATACATGGCATGGACCATCATTGCGTGTAGAAACCTATGTTGACAAGGGCTATGAATATAAAGTTACGGCTTGGGTCAAGCTGATCTCCCCTGAGAGCTCCCAGCTTCAGTTGTCTACTCAAGTGGGTGACGGAAACAGCGCCAATTATGTTACGCTTGCTTCCAAAACGATTAGTACGAGCGATGGCTGGGTTCAATTCGAGGGGAGCTACCGTTATAACAATGTAAGTAGTGAATATTTAACCATCTATATTGAAAGCTCTAGTAACGCTACAGCTTCTTACTATATTGATGATATCAGCTTTGAACGTACAGACTCTGGTTCGATTTCCATACAAAAAGCTCTTACTCCGATTAAAGATGCCTATGAAAGCAATTTCTTAATCGGAAACGCAATTTCTGCAGAAGACTTAGAAGGAGTCAGACTTGAACTACTCAAGTTACACCACAATGTCGCAACTACAGGCAATGCCATGAAGCCGGATGCACTCCAGCCAACAAAGGGTAACTTCACCTTTACCGCGGCAGATGCGCTTGTCGATAAAATCCTAGATGAGGGTATGATGATGCACGGACATGTGCTCGTATGGCATCAGCAGTCACCTTCTTGGATGAATAAGACAGCAGCAGGTGCCCCTTTGTCACGAGATGAAGCTCTCGCCAATATGAGAGATCATATCAAAACGGTTATTGAACATTTTGAAGATAAAGTAATTTCATGGGACGTTGTCAATGAAGCAATGAACGATAACCCAACAAACCCTACAGATTGGAAAGCGTCGCTGCGACAATCCCCATGGTACGAGGCTATTGGTGACGACTACTTAGAACAGGCATATTTGGCAGCAAGAGAAGTTGTAGACGGTCATCCCGATTGGAACATCAAGCTTTATTACAACGATTATAATGAAGATAATCAGAACAAAGCACAGGCCATCTATAATATGGTCAAAGATATCAATGACAGGTATGCGGTAAAACATCCAGGGAAGCTCCTGATCGATGGAATTGGCATGCAGGGCCATTACAATATAAATACGAATCCAGACAATGTTAAATTGTCCCTCGAAAAATTCATATCTTTAGGCGTTGAAGTTAGCATAACTGAGCTGGATATTCAGGCCGGAAACAATTTTGTGTTATCCGAAAAGCAAGCTAATGCTCAGGGGTATTTATATGCGCAGTTATTTAAGATCTTCAAAGAACATGCTGCTAATATCACACGTGTTACCTTCTGGGGAATGGATGACAATACAAGCTGGAGAGCCTCTTCAAATCCGTTATTATTCGATAAAGACCTGCAAGCTAAACCAGCCTATGATGCAGTTATTAATCCAGAAGCATTCATAGCCGATCATGAGCCTGAGTCGACAGAAGCCAAGCAAGTAACGGCAGCTTTTGCTCATCCTACCATCGATGGAATCGTCGATGATGTTTGGAGTGGGACTCCCGAAATACCGATGAATCAATATCAGATGGCTTGGAAAGGAGCAACTGGAGTAGCTAAAGCACTGTGGGATAATGAAAACCTGTATGTTCTATTCCAAGTCAGCGATGCACAGCTTGATAAGACGAGTACAAACGCATGGGAACAGGATTCTGTTGAAATCTTCTTAGATCAAAATAATGCTAAAACATCGTTCTATCAAGATGACGATGGACAGTACAGAATAAACTTTGACAACGAGACTTCATTTAATCCAACGAGTATCGCAAATGGTGTCATCTCTGCAACTAAAGTTTCAGGAACAAACTATACAGTAGAAGTAATGATCCCGTTGAAATATATAACGCCAATGAACAACACAAAGTTAGGTTTTGACGTGCAAATTAATGATGCTAAAGCTGGAACTCGTCAAAGCGTTGTAGCTTGGAACGATCTAACTGGTACTGGATATTTGGACACATCCGTTTTCGGTGTGTTAACCCTTATTGGAAAAGCTACCGATTAG
- a CDS encoding sensor histidine kinase — translation MHRYARRFNDMKLRNKMVWSYMLVFILPIMVIGFFVVQEFRQTALEHATQQSESTVERVASRVHELLSVPVLLANQLTLDSDLADVATTNYQSVYQVVDAYRNYKKFKTFLDFNTEVKRFKIYVDNPTLIDNWEFTPLDEQTRATFWYRAAIEQTGRLGWYYFKSISRSSDSMLSLVRSVYFPENRSVGLLQIDVNTTELSAFLRQEEPEIALADEMGIVVASNRSEMIGKGLADLAWGEQIAGLGPGKYELSANGVVSKVIVENIWPENSYNDLKIVSVFPVESIMKEANRITSVGFQILIVVFLVALVLIYSICTVLTNRLLKFNKQISKVSMGNFNTELIVDGNDEIGQIKRQFNQMVGSIRELMEEVQASSELTRNMERKQNEIQLKMLASQINPHFLYNALESIRMKAHVKGEKEISQTVKMLGKLMRKNLELTGKEIHLLEEFDIIRCYLEIQKFRHEDRISFELYLDPAAEKAKIMPLLIQPLVENSVVHGLEKAIGGGTVAVRAWLEDDKLNVIVEDDGIGMTETKFEEVLRSLSDEKAERIGLHNIQQRLLMTYGEASGLKMESKLNKGTRMSFIIPAEGDGSDV, via the coding sequence GTGCATCGTTACGCCAGAAGATTCAACGACATGAAACTGCGCAACAAAATGGTGTGGTCCTACATGCTGGTTTTTATTTTGCCAATCATGGTTATCGGATTTTTTGTCGTTCAGGAATTCCGGCAAACAGCGCTGGAACATGCAACCCAACAATCGGAGAGCACGGTGGAGCGCGTCGCTAGCCGCGTTCATGAGCTTTTGAGCGTCCCCGTGCTGCTGGCCAACCAGCTCACTCTCGACTCCGATCTGGCGGATGTTGCAACAACCAATTACCAGAGTGTCTATCAAGTTGTAGATGCATATCGTAACTATAAAAAATTCAAAACTTTTCTCGATTTCAATACAGAAGTGAAACGCTTCAAAATATACGTGGATAATCCGACGTTGATCGACAATTGGGAGTTTACCCCGCTCGACGAGCAAACCCGGGCAACGTTCTGGTACCGCGCAGCGATCGAGCAAACAGGACGACTCGGCTGGTATTACTTCAAGAGCATATCTCGTTCGTCGGACAGCATGCTGAGTCTTGTCCGAAGCGTCTATTTCCCCGAGAATAGATCGGTCGGTTTACTGCAAATCGACGTCAACACGACAGAATTGAGCGCGTTCCTTAGACAGGAAGAACCGGAAATTGCGCTTGCCGATGAGATGGGTATCGTCGTTGCCTCGAATCGCTCGGAGATGATAGGCAAAGGGCTTGCCGATTTGGCATGGGGGGAGCAGATTGCGGGCCTTGGTCCCGGCAAGTACGAGCTGTCAGCGAATGGCGTTGTATCCAAAGTAATCGTGGAAAACATATGGCCGGAGAATAGCTATAACGACCTTAAGATTGTATCCGTTTTTCCGGTCGAGAGCATCATGAAGGAAGCAAACCGAATTACGTCGGTCGGATTTCAGATTCTCATTGTCGTTTTTTTAGTTGCGCTCGTGCTCATCTACTCGATTTGCACTGTTCTGACTAACCGTTTGCTGAAGTTCAACAAGCAGATCAGCAAAGTATCAATGGGTAATTTCAATACAGAGCTCATCGTGGACGGGAACGACGAGATCGGACAGATCAAGCGTCAGTTCAACCAAATGGTCGGCAGTATTCGGGAATTGATGGAGGAAGTGCAAGCTTCATCCGAGCTCACCCGTAATATGGAGCGGAAGCAGAACGAGATCCAACTGAAGATGCTGGCAAGCCAGATCAATCCTCACTTCTTGTACAACGCGTTGGAATCAATCCGAATGAAGGCGCATGTGAAGGGGGAGAAGGAAATTTCCCAAACGGTAAAAATGCTGGGTAAGCTCATGAGAAAAAACCTGGAATTAACCGGGAAAGAAATTCATTTACTCGAGGAATTCGACATCATCCGTTGCTATCTTGAAATTCAGAAGTTTCGTCATGAGGACCGGATTTCGTTCGAGCTTTATCTCGACCCGGCTGCGGAGAAAGCGAAAATCATGCCACTTTTGATCCAGCCACTCGTCGAGAACTCAGTCGTGCACGGACTGGAGAAGGCGATTGGCGGAGGTACAGTCGCTGTCAGAGCTTGGCTGGAGGATGATAAATTGAACGTGATCGTCGAAGACGACGGAATCGGCATGACGGAGACGAAGTTTGAAGAAGTGCTTCGCTCACTGTCGGATGAGAAAGCAGAACGCATTGGTTTGCACAACATCCAACAAAGGCTGCTGATGACCTATGGAGAGGCATCCGGATTGAAGATGGAGAGCAAATTGAACAAGGGCACCCGGATGTCGTTTATCATACCCGCGGAAGGAGACGGTAGTGATGTATAG